In Rhodanobacter denitrificans, the sequence AGGTGGTCTGGACCACCATCCCGGTGCTGATCCTGATCACCCTGGCCTATCTGGCCACCAGCGGCCTGACCACCTGGGCCGACACCACCGGTTCGCAGATGACCGTCAAGGTCACCGGCTACCAGTGGAAGTGGCGCTACGACTATGTCGACTACCTGGGCAAGTCGATCGACAAGGTCGGCTTCATGTCCAAACTGGATACGCGCAGCGACCAGACCCGCCAGCTCGGTTCGGGCATGGACCCGTACGCGGTCAAGGTCGGCGACGAGAACACCTACCTGCTCGACGTCGACAAGCCGCTGGTGGTGCCAGTGGACACCAAGATCCGCTTCGTGATCACCAGCGGCGACGTGATCCACTCCTGGTGGGTGCCGGCGACGGGCTGGAAGATCGACGCGATCCCCGGAATCATCAATGCGGCGTGGGCCAACTTCACCACGCCGGGCACCTATCGCGGGCAGTGCGCCGAATTGTGCGGCCAGGACCACGGCTTCATGCCGATCGTGGTGGTGGTGAAGTCGAAGGCCGATTTCGCCAAGTGGCTGGCCGGGCAGGAGGCGCAGTCCGCCGCGCCCGCCGCCGCGCCGCAAACCGCGCAGGTCGCCGCCCCGGTCACCGGCAAGCAGGGCTGAGGCCGTTTGCCGCCCGTCCGGCACAGGTTTTTTTGCAGTCGCATTCCATTTTCAGGTTAGAGGTGCAAGGCCATGTCCTACGCAGCCACCCATGATCAGCACGACGATCACCACGGCGCGCCGAAAGGTTTCTTCCAGCGCTGGTGCATGTCCACCAACCACAAGGACATCGGCACGCTGTATCTGATTTTCTCGCTGACGATGCTGTTCATCGGCGGCAGTTTCGCCATGCTGATCCGCGCCGAGCTGTTCAAGCCGGGCATGCAGCTGATGCAGCCGTATTTCTTCAACGAAATGACGGCGATGCACGCGCTGGTGATGATTTTCGGCGCGATCATGCCGGCCTTCGTGGGCCTCGGCAACTGGATGATCCCGCTGATGGTCGGCGCGCCGGACATGGCGCTGCCGCGCATGAACAACCTGTCGTTCTGGATCCTGCCGTTCGCGTTCGTGCTGCTGCTGTCCACCCTGTTCCTGCCCGGTGGCGGCCCGGCCGGCGGCTGGACCATGTACCCGCCGCTGTCGTTGCAGAGCGGTTCGCTGGCCTATGCGGTGTTCGCGATCCACCTGATGGGCATCAGCTCGATCATGGGTGCGATCAACATCATCGCCACCATCCTCAACATGCGCGCGCCCGGCATGGACCTGATGAAGATGCCGGTGTTCGTGTGGAGCTGGCTGATCACCGCGTTCCTGCTGATCGCGGTGATGCCGGCGCTGGCCGGTGCGGTGACCATGCTGCTCACCGACAAGTACTTCGGCACCAACTTCTTCAACCCCGGCGGCGGCGGCGACCCGGTGCTGTACCAGCACATCTTCTGGTTCTTCGGCCACCCCGAAGTCTACATCATGATCCTGCCCGCGTTCGGGATCATCTCGGAGATCGTGCCGACCTTCGCGCGCAAGCCGATCTTCGGCTACAAGGCGATGGTGTTTGCGATTGCCTGCATCGCGTTCCTGTCGTTCATCGTGTGGGCGCACCACATGTTCGCGGTGGGCCTGCCGCTGGGCGCCGAAGTCTTCTTCATGTACGCCACCATGCTGATCTCGGTGCCGACCGGCGTGAAGGTGTTCAACTGGGTGGCCACCATGTGGGGCGGCTCGATGACGTTCGAGACGCCGATGCTGTTCGCCATCGCCTTCATCATCCTGTTCACCATCGGCGGCTTCTCCGGCCTGATGATGGCGCTGGTGCCGGCCGACTTCCAGTATCACGACACCTACTTCATCGTGGCGCATTTCCACTACGTGCTGGTCACCGGTGCGCTGTTCGCGATCATCGGCGCCGCGTACTACTGGATGCCGAAGTGGACCGGCAACATGTACAACGAGTTCTGGGGCAAGGTGCACTTCTGGAACAGCGTGATCTGGGTCAACGTGCTGTTCTTCCCGCAGCACTTCCTGGGCCTGGCCGGCATGCCGCGCCGCATCCCCGACTACAACGTGGCGTTCGCCAACTTCAACATGATCAGCTCGATCGGCGGCTTCCTGTTCGGCGCCACCCAGCTGATCTTCGTGGGCGTGTTGATCCACTGCGTGTTCTTCTCGAAGAAGAAGGCCACCGACCGCGTATGGGAAGGGGCCAAGGGCCTGGAGTGGACCATCCCGTCGCCGGCGCCGCACCATACCTTCGAAGTGCCGCCGGTGATCAACGACGATGAACTGGCCCACGGCCACGTCAACGATTGACCGTCCATCCAGCATGCCGGCCGCGCAGCCGGCATGCTCTCGGGAGCAAACTGACATGGCGCAGCAGACGATTCATGCGGCAACGGCCCAGCCGGACGGGAAAGCCCGTCGCGGCGTGCGGCGCACGGTCACGATACTTGCCGTGGTCGCACTGGCGGTCTACCTGTCGACGTTCCTGCAGATTCTGCTGATGAAATAGCATTCCGCGCGTTCCACGTGTCCTTCCACCGGCCGGGTTCGACGACCGGCGTGCAGTTCCCCGGTCGCTGCGACGGGGCAAAGTCATCAAGAGACATCCACGGGGTTACACCATGGGTCAGCAACACGACGCTTATTTCGTTCCGACCAAGAGCTACTGGCCGTTCGTGGCCGCAGTGGTCATGTTCACCACCGTGTTCGGTGCCGCGCACTGGTTGAACGCGGATCCCGGCGAGAGCGGCTTCGGCAAGTCCGTACTGACCATCGGCGTGCTCGGCGTGCTCGGCATGTTCTTCGGCTGGTTCCGCTCGGTGATCAACGAGTCGCTGGCCGGCAGCTA encodes:
- the coxB gene encoding cytochrome c oxidase subunit II is translated as MTSGGIRRSFTAAAALALASFGSVALAAPGPWQLNLQRGASTWSSVPYHLNNVALAVCTVIGVLVFGAMFIAMFRFRKSRGAVAEKWSHNTTVEVVWTTIPVLILITLAYLATSGLTTWADTTGSQMTVKVTGYQWKWRYDYVDYLGKSIDKVGFMSKLDTRSDQTRQLGSGMDPYAVKVGDENTYLLDVDKPLVVPVDTKIRFVITSGDVIHSWWVPATGWKIDAIPGIINAAWANFTTPGTYRGQCAELCGQDHGFMPIVVVVKSKADFAKWLAGQEAQSAAPAAAPQTAQVAAPVTGKQG
- the ctaD gene encoding cytochrome c oxidase subunit I, producing the protein MSYAATHDQHDDHHGAPKGFFQRWCMSTNHKDIGTLYLIFSLTMLFIGGSFAMLIRAELFKPGMQLMQPYFFNEMTAMHALVMIFGAIMPAFVGLGNWMIPLMVGAPDMALPRMNNLSFWILPFAFVLLLSTLFLPGGGPAGGWTMYPPLSLQSGSLAYAVFAIHLMGISSIMGAINIIATILNMRAPGMDLMKMPVFVWSWLITAFLLIAVMPALAGAVTMLLTDKYFGTNFFNPGGGGDPVLYQHIFWFFGHPEVYIMILPAFGIISEIVPTFARKPIFGYKAMVFAIACIAFLSFIVWAHHMFAVGLPLGAEVFFMYATMLISVPTGVKVFNWVATMWGGSMTFETPMLFAIAFIILFTIGGFSGLMMALVPADFQYHDTYFIVAHFHYVLVTGALFAIIGAAYYWMPKWTGNMYNEFWGKVHFWNSVIWVNVLFFPQHFLGLAGMPRRIPDYNVAFANFNMISSIGGFLFGATQLIFVGVLIHCVFFSKKKATDRVWEGAKGLEWTIPSPAPHHTFEVPPVINDDELAHGHVND